The Streptomyces laurentii genome contains a region encoding:
- a CDS encoding mbtH protein (MbtH protein [Amycolatopsis orientalis HCCB10007];~Uncharacterized protein conserved in bacteria [Function unknown];~identified by MetaGeneAnnotator; putative) yields MANPFDHEEGTFMVLVNDEGQHSLWPSFAEVPAGWTTALGDSDRASALAYIEANWTDMRPKSLVAASEGSA; encoded by the coding sequence ATGGCGAATCCGTTCGACCACGAGGAGGGGACCTTCATGGTCCTTGTCAACGACGAGGGGCAGCACTCGCTGTGGCCGTCCTTCGCCGAGGTCCCGGCCGGCTGGACGACCGCGCTGGGCGACTCCGACCGGGCTTCCGCGCTCGCGTACATCGAGGCCAACTGGACCGACATGCGCCCCAAGAGCCTGGTCGCCGCCTCCGAGGGGAGCGCCTGA
- a CDS encoding short-chain dehydrogenase/reductase SDR (3-ketoacyl-(acyl-carrier-protein) reductase; Validated; PRK05653;~NAD(P) binding site [chemical binding];~classical (c) SDRs; cd05233;~identified by MetaGeneAnnotator; putative;~short-chain dehydrogenase/reductase SDR [Streptomyces davawensis JCM4913]): MTGGRTVVVSGASSGIGRAVAARFALDGDHVVNLDVAKPDGEVPGVRWIDVDVADWDAVGEAVAAVRESTGRLDVVIANAGISIRHGVLELTEAEARRTLDVNLMGVLALWRHAAGHMVRQGHGVLLATASVNGSRGYPLYADYNASKAGVASLCQTFAMELSPVVRTACVTPGAVLTPMQEAEYTPAMLDEVNARIPARRHALPEEIAAAFHYLASDGARFITGQELVVDGGETAGATTAFFPGHTG; encoded by the coding sequence GTGACCGGGGGCCGTACGGTCGTCGTCTCCGGCGCGTCCAGCGGCATCGGCCGCGCCGTCGCCGCCCGCTTCGCGCTGGACGGCGACCACGTCGTCAACCTGGACGTGGCGAAGCCGGACGGCGAGGTCCCCGGCGTCCGGTGGATCGACGTGGACGTGGCCGACTGGGACGCGGTGGGCGAGGCCGTCGCCGCCGTGCGTGAGTCCACCGGTCGGCTCGACGTGGTCATCGCCAACGCCGGGATCAGCATCCGCCACGGCGTCCTCGAACTCACCGAGGCCGAGGCGCGCAGGACCCTCGACGTCAACCTCATGGGCGTCCTGGCGCTGTGGCGGCACGCCGCCGGGCATATGGTCCGCCAGGGCCACGGCGTGCTGCTCGCCACCGCGTCCGTCAACGGCTCGCGCGGTTACCCGCTCTACGCGGACTACAACGCCTCCAAGGCCGGGGTCGCCTCGCTCTGCCAGACCTTCGCCATGGAGCTGAGCCCGGTCGTCCGGACCGCGTGCGTCACCCCGGGGGCGGTGCTCACACCGATGCAGGAGGCGGAGTACACCCCGGCCATGCTGGACGAGGTCAACGCCCGTATCCCGGCGCGGCGGCACGCCCTGCCGGAGGAGATCGCCGCCGCCTTCCACTATCTGGCGTCCGACGGGGCCCGGTTCATCACCGGCCAGGAACTCGTCGTGGACGGCGGCGAGACCGCGGGCGCGACGACCGCCTTCTTCCCGGGCCACACCGGATAG
- a CDS encoding taurine catabolism dioxygenase tauD/tfdA (Clavaminic acid synthetase (CAS) -like; CAS is a trifunctional Fe(II)/ 2-oxoglutarate (2OG) oxygenase carrying out three reactions in the biosynthesis of clavulanic acid, an inhibitor of class A serine beta-lactamases. In general, Fe(II)-2OG oxygenases...; cl00184;~identified by MetaGeneAnnotator; putative;~iron coordination sites [ion binding];~substrate binding pocket [chemical binding];~taurine catabolism dioxygenase tauD/tfdA [Streptomyces davawensis JCM4913]): protein MDDEALGATPAHWSEAITIKNALDQELALALCGMVLGEPFAWATLQQGRLVQNVLPIAGDEENQSGYGSESLLEFHTEDGFHPQRCDYLMLLGLRNHDRVPTIVASVRDIRLSDEDRDILASESFHILPDTEHIRQLEAWDPDHPALAEARRMLERPVPSAVLLGDRLSPYLRIDRPFMRCVDDDPRAVAALDRLMEELERVQQDVVVEQGSLLVVDNYLAAHGRRSFRARYDGTDRWLKKQLVSRNLRRGLNTSTTDSHRVIL from the coding sequence GTGGACGACGAGGCCCTGGGCGCGACCCCCGCGCACTGGAGCGAGGCGATCACCATAAAGAACGCCCTCGACCAGGAATTGGCCCTCGCCCTGTGCGGGATGGTGCTCGGCGAGCCCTTCGCCTGGGCCACCCTCCAGCAGGGGCGGCTCGTGCAGAACGTCCTGCCGATCGCGGGCGACGAGGAGAACCAGAGCGGCTACGGCAGCGAATCGCTCCTGGAGTTCCACACCGAGGACGGCTTCCACCCTCAGCGCTGCGACTACCTGATGCTGCTCGGCCTGCGCAACCACGACCGGGTGCCGACCATCGTCGCCTCCGTCCGCGACATCCGGCTCTCCGACGAGGACCGCGACATCCTCGCCTCCGAGAGCTTTCACATCCTGCCCGACACCGAGCACATCCGGCAGCTGGAGGCGTGGGACCCGGACCACCCAGCGCTCGCCGAGGCCCGCCGGATGCTGGAGCGGCCGGTACCCAGCGCCGTCCTGCTCGGCGACCGGCTCAGCCCGTACCTGCGCATCGACCGGCCCTTCATGCGCTGCGTGGACGACGACCCCCGGGCCGTCGCCGCCCTGGACCGGCTCATGGAGGAGCTGGAGCGGGTCCAGCAGGACGTGGTCGTGGAGCAGGGCTCCCTGCTCGTCGTGGACAACTACCTGGCCGCGCACGGCCGCCGCTCGTTCCGGGCCCGCTACGACGGCACCGACCGCTGGCTGAAGAAGCAGCTGGTCAGCCGCAACCTGCGGCGCGGTCTGAACACGTCCACCACCGACAGCCACCGGGTGATCCTGTGA